In one window of Tursiops truncatus isolate mTurTru1 chromosome 5, mTurTru1.mat.Y, whole genome shotgun sequence DNA:
- the NEUROG2 gene encoding neurogenin-2, whose translation MFVKSETLELKEEEDVLVLLGSASPASAALTPLSSSADEEEEEEPGASGGARRQRGVGAGAGARAGSPGGAEGCRPARLLGLVHECKRRPSRARAVSRGAKTAETVQRIKKTRRLKANNRERNRMHNLNAALDALREVLPTFPEDAKLTKIETLRFAHNYIWALTETLRLADHCGGGGGGGLPGALFSEAVLLSPGGSSAALSNSGDSPSPASTWSCTNSPAPSSSASSNSTSPYSCTLSPASPAGSDMDYWQSPPPDKHRYAPHLPIVRDCI comes from the coding sequence ATGTTCGTCAAATCTGAGACCTTGGAgttgaaggaggaagaggacgTGCTGGTGCTGCTCGGCTCGGCCTCCCCCGCCTCAGCGGCTCTGACCCCGCTATCTTCCAGCGCCgacgaggaggaagaggaggagccgGGCGCGTCGGGCGGGGCGCGTCGGCAGCGTGGGgtcggggccggggccggggcgcgGGCTGGCTCGCCGGGAGGGGCCGAGGGCTGCCGGCCAGCGCGGCTGCTGGGTCTGGTGCACGAGTGCAAACGGCGCCCCTCCAGGGCGCGGGCCGTTTCTCGCGGCGCCAAGACGGCCGAGACGGTGCAGCGCATCAAGAAGACCCGTAGATTGAAGGCCAACAACCGCGAGCGCAACCGCATGCACAACCTCAACGCGGCGCTGGACGCGCTGCGTGAGGTGCTCCCCACGTTCCCCGAGGACGCCAAGCTCACCAAGATCGAGACCCTGCGTTTCGCCCATAACTACATATGGGCGCTCACCGAGACGCTGCGCCTGGCTGACCActgcgggggcggcggcggcggcggcctgcCGGGGGCGCTCTTCTCCGAGGCCGTCTTGCTGAGCCCCGGAGGCTCTAGTGCCGCCCTGAGCAACAGCGGAGATAGCCCTTCGCCTGCCTCGACGTGGAGCTGCACGAACAGCCCCGCGCCGtcttcctccgcctcctccaACTCCACCTCGCCCTACAGCTGCACTTTATCTCCTGCCAGCCCGGCGGGTTCAGACATGGACTATTGGCAGTCGCCACCTCCCGACAAGCACCGCTACGCACCTCACCTGCCCATAGTCAGGGACTGTATCTAG